The following proteins are encoded in a genomic region of Ostrinia nubilalis chromosome 1, ilOstNubi1.1, whole genome shotgun sequence:
- the LOC135079698 gene encoding uncharacterized protein LOC135079698: MKEERPIRFNILNKDELIYEVAIRDAVPEKTVELLRAQIRQLAQDIPSDEVSEFEGDALAELRTISSKLDELEELCNRKPLLLKKLNRVQTLGNHVFHRLSRVEAKEESDRTLREQLEERLIPLLKRIDRMTHTFVSSYDFQPAEEDVSKASGSAVDESSKNKSVVSCDRASYVHSLNLKYNGKDSVQDFIVRIEELCKSRNIAKERLFNSAAELFTDEALFWYRGTRDQLNSWEDLKASLLEEYLPYDYDHRLLQEIRSRTQGPDESICSYLSLMQNYFSRLRKPLDDEEKLSLVKFNIRPSYSIPLVNVEIKSWADLKRHCRQLEAAKQRAESFTEPPRGVQNAVAPDLAYKGKSARPRCEAVVKNPSVEKFCVRCRVHDHTLLDCNAPRVIICYRCGEKGVTAVNCPKCGRKKDSTPESKNA, encoded by the coding sequence ATGAAGGAGGAACGCCCTATCCGGtttaacattttgaacaaaGACGAATTGATTTACGAGGTTGCCATACGAGATGCTGTACCTGAGAAAACGGTAGAGCTGTTGCGCGCACAGATAAGACAATTGGCTCAGGATATACCTAGCGATGAGGTGAGTGAGTTCGAGGGAGATGCGCTGGCTGAGCTGAGAACTATTTCCTCCAAATTAGACGAGCTTGAGGAGCTGTGTAATAGGAAGCCCCTATTACTCAAAAAGCTAAATAGAGTGCAGACTTTAGGAAACCACGTCTTCCATAGGTTAAGCCGTGTTGAAGCTAAAGAGGAGAGTGATAGGACTTTGAGGGAACAGTTGGAGGAGCGTCTCATCCCACTTTTAAAACGGATCGACCGTATGACGCACACATTCGTTAGTAGTTATGATTTCCAACCTGCAGAGGAAGATGTGTCTAAAGCCTCTGGTTCGGCCGTAGATGAGTCATCGAAGAACAAATCTGTAGTGTCTTGTGATCGTGCTTCGTATGTTCACTCtctaaatttaaaatataacgGGAAGGATAGTGTGCAGGATTTTATTGTTAGGATTGAAGAATTATGTAAATCTCGTAATATTGCGAAAGAAAGATTATTCAATTCAGCGGCCGAATTATTCACAGATGAGGCTCTATTTTGGTACCGAGGTACTCGTGACCAACTAAATAGTTGGGAGGATTTAAAGGCGTCGTTGCTGGAAGAGTATTTGCCCTACGACTATGATCATCGTTTGTTGCAGGAGATTCGTTCGAGGACCCAAGGTCCCGACGAATCTATTTGTAGTTATCTAAGCCTgatgcaaaattatttttcgAGGTTGCGTAAACCTTTAGACGATGAAGAGAAGTTGAGCTTGGTCAAGTTCAACATTAGGCCATCTTACTCCATTCCTTTGGTCAACGTAGAAATAAAATCGTGGGCCGACTTAAAGAGGCATTGTAGGCAGTTAGAAGCGGCGAAACAGAGGGCAGAATCCTTCACCGAACCCCCGCGCGGTGTACAGAATGCTGTCGCCCCTGACCTGGCCTACAAAGGTAAGTCTGCTCGCCCGAGGTGCGAGGCAGTGGTTAAAAATCCGAGCGTTGAGAAATTTTGTGTGCGTTGCCGCGTACATGACCATACTCTCCTCGATTGTAATGCCCCTCGTGTAATTATTTGCTACCGATGTGGTGAGAAGGGCGTGACGGCGGTAAATTGTCCGAAATGTGGGCGTAAGAAGGATTCTACACCAGAGTCAAAAAACGCGTAA